From Candidatus Schekmanbacteria bacterium:
GCTTACGATACTGCCTAAATTTGCTGCAAAAATTTTTTTCCCATTGAATTTGAATATTGCCCACTTTGTTGATGAGATCGATTCCGTAATTTCTATTCGCCTAGCTTGCGCCCTATTGTTTTGGACTGGAATAGCTGTCTTGATGAAGAAGTGTTTTAGAAATTACCGATTTTTTTCCTTTGCCCTATGTTGGTTTATTTTAACTTTATTTCCATTTCTCCTTTTCCCCTTATCAGATTTTATTTCGGAAAGATGGCTGTATCTTTCTTTGATATCTTTATCCTTTTTAGTGGCAGAAATTTTAAAATATTTTTTTCAGAGAGATTTTCTTCAAAGGCTTTTAAAAATTTTCTTTATCATAATAATCATCTTATTTTCCATAATGACATTCAATAGAAACCTTCTTTATAGAGATGCCATATCTTTATGGAGTGATGCAGTAAAGAAAGCTCCTCAAAATGCACGGGCATATGGCAACCTTGGATATTCCTATCAGGCAGCCGGTTATCCATATAAAGCAATTAAATATTTAATGCAGTCTTTATCTTTGGACCCGTATTATCCGGCTACTTATTACAATCTTGCCACAATCTATCAATCTTTGGGAGATTTTGCTAAAGCTGTCGAATTCTATGAAAAAGATATTTCTTTAAATCCAAGAGATTTTGAAGCTTATTTGAACCTTGGAATAATTTTTCAGAATTTGAGAAACTATGACAGGGCAATTGAATATTTTACTTCTGCCGTAAAAATCTCACCTAAAGATGAGAAAGCCCACAGCAACCTTGCAATGGCTTATATGGGGAAAGGTAAAATTGAAAAGGCAATCAGGGAATATGCCTTTGCCCTTTCAATAAATCCTAACTCAGCCGAAATTCACAATAATCTTGCAATTGCCTATGTTTATCAAGGAGCTTTTGACAAGGCAGAAAAACATTTTAAAAAGGCAATTTCCTTAAACCCAAAATTTGATAGAGCGCTTTTCAATCTTGCTGCCTTATATGAAAAAATGAATAAGTCAAAAGAAGCAGCCCGATATTATAATAAAGCTATTGAATTGAATCCTGATTTAATCAGAAAGCGCTAATCTTTCCCGAAAGTTTTAATGAATTCTTTTATTATTTTTAA
This genomic window contains:
- a CDS encoding tetratricopeptide repeat protein; the protein is MEVFDIERLIQHKKYLRDRLVQKISKNSFLKAYFFPYLLIFFLSIISYSNTFSSPFHYDDNYVIVKNPDIRSIGAFLKSLPEKEQRPVLMFTFLLNYLLGGLDVKGYHIFNFILHYLNSLLLFFIIEESLNSLDDEKSERDENLPISLFASLIFAVHPLATESVTYISSRSSLLSAFFIFLGLLFFIKSFKGERYDKTLSLFSLLAFILAVGSKEISVIFPLLILFYDFYFLTNRKFRVEKLKYIYAPCFFIVFLLISIKYRFIFTLSSPDKTQRPLYVHLLTELTILPKFAAKIFFPLNLNIAHFVDEIDSVISIRLACALLFWTGIAVLMKKCFRNYRFFSFALCWFILTLFPFLLFPLSDFISERWLYLSLISLSFLVAEILKYFFQRDFLQRLLKIFFIIIIILFSIMTFNRNLLYRDAISLWSDAVKKAPQNARAYGNLGYSYQAAGYPYKAIKYLMQSLSLDPYYPATYYNLATIYQSLGDFAKAVEFYEKDISLNPRDFEAYLNLGIIFQNLRNYDRAIEYFTSAVKISPKDEKAHSNLAMAYMGKGKIEKAIREYAFALSINPNSAEIHNNLAIAYVYQGAFDKAEKHFKKAISLNPKFDRALFNLAALYEKMNKSKEAARYYNKAIELNPDLIRKR